In Candidatus Delongbacteria bacterium, the genomic window CAATTATATGAACACCAATATTTGTTACGATTCCACCAGATTTTGAAACATCACCTTTCCAGGATACATGATACCAACCACCTCTGGGTGTTACCGTTTCTACGTCTATATCATGAATTTTCTTACTGTTTTTAACACTATTTTTCAGTTCGATAATTTTTGGATGATGTCGGAGTTGAAGAATGTTATAAATTTTTCTGTCCGATTCATTCTCAATCTCTTTTAAGGCATCAAGATTCCACGGATTTAATACCAATGGTTTCTCACAGATAGCATTTGCATGTACTCTCATGGCAAATCTGATGTGAGCGTCATGAAGATAATTTGGAGAACAGATCGAAACATAATCAACTTGGTTTTCATTTCCAGTTCTTCTAAGCTTTTCAATATGTCTGTCAAATCTTTCAAATTCGGTAAAAAATTTTGTATATGGAAAAAATCCATCTAAAATTCCGACACTGTCATTATTATCTAACGCAACCACAAGGTTATTATTTGTTTCCTTTATAGCTTTTAGATGTCGTGGGGCAATATAACCTCCAACACCTATCAATGCAAAATTCTTCATAAAAACTCCTTTAATTCCCTTTCTAGAGAATCATACCAGTGTATTGTATTAACGTTCAATTCGGATTTAACTTTAGACTTATCTAATACTGACAAACTTGGTCTTTTTGCAGCAGTAGGATAATCTTTTGTGAGAATAGGTTTGATTTCATTATTATAATTTTTTATCCTGGAAATCGCCTTTGCAAAATCATACCACGAGGCTACTCCTTCGTTTGAGAAATTGTATATACCTTTAAAATCGGTGAAATTATATCCACAATTATTGATTATTTTGTTGATCACATCAGCTAAGTCAAAAGCGTTTGTTGGAGATCCAATTTGATCAGAAACTATGTTTAAATCCTTACCATTTCCCATTATATTAAGCATAGTTTTTACAAAATTATAACCAAATCTATAGTATAACCATGATATTCTAAATATCAGATAATTATTGCTATTTTTAATCAGAATATCTTCACTAGCTAGCTTTGTTTGACCATAATAATTTATAGGACAAGTTTGATCTGTCTCTCTATAAGGTCGGGAGCTTTTACCGTCAAATACATAATCAGTTGAAAAATGAATTATTGAAAAATTATACTTTTCCTGAAGCTTAACAAGATTTTCAATTGAACTTGTATTAACTTTCAATGCTTCTTCTTTTTCATCTTCAGCTTTATCAACTTTTGTATAAGCTGCACAATTTATGATTAAATCAATTTTTACGCTTGATAAATAATTATCCAGTGTATTATATGATGTAATATCAAGTTCTCTTCCAAAAAAAATGGCATCATGAATAACATTTTTAAAAGCTGTTCCAAGTTGACCATTAGCTCCAGTTACTAGAATTTTCATAACTTGTCCAGAATCTCTTTAAAATAGGGTAGTTTTTTATCTTTATCAGATATTATCAATTCCTCTTTATCAAGTCTCCAATCAAGATTTATGTCTGGATCATCAAACCTGATTCCTCCTTCTGATGATGGATTGTAATAATTATCACATTTATAGATAAATTCAGCACTTTCACTTAGTACTATAAATCCATGGGCAAAGCCTCTGGGAATGAACATCATTCTTTTCGTTTCACTATTAAGTTCGGTTGAAACATGCTGGCCAAAGGTTTTTGATCCTTTTCTTATATCAACGGCAATATCCAAAACAGTTCCGCTTATCACAGAGACCAGTTTTGCCTGAGCTGAATCACCTTTTTGAAAATGTAAACCTCTCAAAACTCCTCTTGTTGATAAACTTCTATTATCTTGTACAAAATTAACTTCCACACCAAGTTTATCAAAGACGGATTTATTGTAGGATTCAAGGAAAAAACCTCTCGCATCTCTGTATATATCCGGTTCAATGATAATAACATCTTCTATATGAGTTCTAATTATCTTCATAGAATTATTCCATGTCTATTTCAAATGTAATTTTAATCTAAGAATGTTTTCCAGTCTTCGGGACAATCACCAGATATTGCTTTACTTCCTTTTCTAATTATAGGAGTAACAGACAATAGTGGTTTTTCTAATAGCAGTTCAAAAGAGTCATACTGTATATATGCAAGATTACTCTTGGAAAATTCCTTTGACTTCGTATCGATCATTTTACTGGCATCACCATCAAAGGCGGATTTAACAATAGAAGTTAATTCTCCTTCGCTGAATCCTTTTTGAGATAGATCTATAAATTGGAAATTACATTTCCTTTCCTTGAAAAATCTCTCAGCTTTTCTTGTAATATTGCATTTTTTTGTACCAAATATCTGAATTTGAGCCATTATTTTACATATTCCAATATTTCATTAATAATTATATCTGAGGTTATACCTTCTGCTTCAGCTTTAAATCCTGGAAGAATACGGTGCCTCAAAACCTGTAATGCCGAAGATTTTACGTCCTCTTTATCAGGACTCAATTTACCGGAAAGTACGGCTTTAACTTTTGCTGCAAGTATTAAATATTGAGCAGCTCTGGGACCCGCTCCCCATCTAATTTTCTCTTTTATAGATTGTGGAGTTCCAGTTTCATCTGGTCTCGAACATCTTACTATTCGGACTGCATATTCTATTATGTTATCTGTAACAGGAATTTCATTTATAAGAGATCTAATTTCCAATATTTTATCTTTATCAATGATTGAGTCAACCTTTTTAACGGAAGAACTGTATTTTACAATGTCAATTTCTTCAGAAAAAGAAGGATAAGAAACTTTCAGGCAAAACATAAATCTATCCAATTGAGCTTCAGGTAGTGGATAAGTTCCCTCCTGCTCTATTGGATTTTGAGTTGCTAAAACAAAAAATGGTTCATCCAATTTAAAAGTTGTGTTTCCAACACTAACTTCTTTTTCTTGCATTGCTTGTAAAAGAGCTGATTGTGTTTTTGGAGGAGTTCTGTTAATTTCATCTGCCAAAAGAAGATTCGTAAAAATTGGACCTTTTATGAATTTAAAGTTTTTATCTCCAGATTCTCTGTTTTCAACGATGACTTCAGTTCCAATAATATCAGCAGGCATCAAATCTGGAGTAAACTGAACTCTTTTATTATCAAGACCTAAAACCTTTGCCAGCGAAGTTATCATCAAAGTTTTAGCTAGACCCGGAACACCTATCATAAGCACATGACCTCCTGATAATACAGCTATTAGTAGATCATTCACGATATCTTTTTGACCAATTATTATTTTAGATAATTCCTCAGAAATTGCGGCTTTGATATTTTTAATATTCTCTATAGACTTCAGATTTCCCATATTATCCTTTATTTGTGGAATTTTTCCATCTCTTTTTCAATTTTAATTATTGATTTTACGTCATTATGTAATCTTACGTAGGATTGAACATCTAAAAGAAGCTTTTTAGCTTCTTCACTTTTTCCAGATGAAAATAGTGATTTTGAAAGTTGAATATTCAGATCTGTGTAAATCTTGTAAAAATCAGTATCGTATATAATCTTAACAGCTTCTTTCAATTTTTTTTCAGCTAGATTAAACTTTTCTAATCTATTTAAAATCTTACCAAGAAGATTATATGTTAATCCTTGATAATAAAGGTTTTTTGACATTGAAGAATATTGCTCTGCAAGATCCAGAAAATTTAAAATCTTATCAAAATCTTTAGTTTGAACATTGATTGTCTGATATAGACTAGCTTCCTCTTCATAAACAATTTTTTTGTAAAACATTTCTGCTAAATTGTAATAAACCATACCAATTCTCTTATGAAGCTTTTTTTCTTTGAATAGGGAGAGTGACTCATTAAAATATTGCTCAGCTTCATCATAATTTTTTTTCACTGAATTTAATCTTCCAAAATTATGAAGGGCATATGCTTTAGCTGTTATACTGTTAATCTCTTTGGCACTTTTATAAGCTCTATTAAAACTTTTTTCTGCCTCGATGAGGTTATTTTGAATAATGTACAATTCTCCATAATCAGATAATCTGTAGCTAGTTTCCTCGATATCAGACAAAGCTCTGTATATTTTTAAGGCTCTCTCCAAATTCTCCTGAGAAAAAGTAAGCTCTCTTGTTTCCAGATATATATTTGCAAGTTGGGCGGCTAACTTACCTTCTATTCTTTTTAAAGAAAGTGTTGAAGTCATGTTCAAAGCTTCAGTATAATAAGCAAGAGCTTTTTTTACTCTTCCAATTTTATAATTAAGCTTACCTAAACTTCCAAGCATGATTGATCTGTATTTCAAGTTTGTACAATTTGAAGTTTTATCTAAATTATCTTCTAAAAGTTTAATCCCATCCTTGAAGCGATACTCTTTTTCAAAAAGCTCACCTTTATAGTTAATACATCCACAATAGATATCGTAGTCTTCACATGTAAGGGCGACTTCTGAGGCTTTATCAATTTCTGTTATTGCCTCTTGATAGTGAGAAGCTTTTTCAGAAAGTAGAGATCTGTATTTAAAAAACATCGAAAGTCTAATATCTTCTTTATTAAGATTTTCTAATGAGCTTTTCAAGTAATCAAGAAGTTCAATATTTTTCTTTTTGGTATTTGACTGAAAGGTTTGTTCTAAAATACTAATTACTATATCTGCTAGGAAATCACTATTCTCACCTGCTTTGTATTTTTCAATTAAGGATGTTGAGCATTTTCTGGCATTTTGTGTATCCTTCATCTCAAAAAGAAGAGAGATTTTTTGTAAGATTAATCGATCTTTTTCAATTCCTTCGTCAAAGAAATTAAGATAGCTTATCAGATTATTGTATGCTGCTTCAGTAAAATGTTTTTCCATTGCAGATTCATAGG contains:
- a CDS encoding Gfo/Idh/MocA family oxidoreductase; amino-acid sequence: MKNFALIGVGGYIAPRHLKAIKETNNNLVVALDNNDSVGILDGFFPYTKFFTEFERFDRHIEKLRRTGNENQVDYVSICSPNYLHDAHIRFAMRVHANAICEKPLVLNPWNLDALKEIENESDRKIYNILQLRHHPKIIELKNSVKNSKKIHDIDVETVTPRGGWYHVSWKGDVSKSGGIVTNIGVHIIDMLIWIFGDVEENIVHLHADTRASGILRLKKANIRWFLSIERDDLKLFGAEKTYRSIKIDGEKFEYADGFADLHTQCYRAILEGKGNTIDDARKAIETVYNIRNSSPSSLYGDYHPILKSL
- the rfbD gene encoding dTDP-4-dehydrorhamnose reductase, whose translation is MKILVTGANGQLGTAFKNVIHDAIFFGRELDITSYNTLDNYLSSVKIDLIINCAAYTKVDKAEDEKEEALKVNTSSIENLVKLQEKYNFSIIHFSTDYVFDGKSSRPYRETDQTCPINYYGQTKLASEDILIKNSNNYLIFRISWLYYRFGYNFVKTMLNIMGNGKDLNIVSDQIGSPTNAFDLADVINKIINNCGYNFTDFKGIYNFSNEGVASWYDFAKAISRIKNYNNEIKPILTKDYPTAAKRPSLSVLDKSKVKSELNVNTIHWYDSLERELKEFL
- the rfbC gene encoding dTDP-4-dehydrorhamnose 3,5-epimerase; translation: MKIIRTHIEDVIIIEPDIYRDARGFFLESYNKSVFDKLGVEVNFVQDNRSLSTRGVLRGLHFQKGDSAQAKLVSVISGTVLDIAVDIRKGSKTFGQHVSTELNSETKRMMFIPRGFAHGFIVLSESAEFIYKCDNYYNPSSEGGIRFDDPDINLDWRLDKEELIISDKDKKLPYFKEILDKL
- a CDS encoding ArsC family transcriptional regulator, with the translated sequence MAQIQIFGTKKCNITRKAERFFKERKCNFQFIDLSQKGFSEGELTSIVKSAFDGDASKMIDTKSKEFSKSNLAYIQYDSFELLLEKPLLSVTPIIRKGSKAISGDCPEDWKTFLD
- a CDS encoding MoxR family ATPase is translated as MGNLKSIENIKNIKAAISEELSKIIIGQKDIVNDLLIAVLSGGHVLMIGVPGLAKTLMITSLAKVLGLDNKRVQFTPDLMPADIIGTEVIVENRESGDKNFKFIKGPIFTNLLLADEINRTPPKTQSALLQAMQEKEVSVGNTTFKLDEPFFVLATQNPIEQEGTYPLPEAQLDRFMFCLKVSYPSFSEEIDIVKYSSSVKKVDSIIDKDKILEIRSLINEIPVTDNIIEYAVRIVRCSRPDETGTPQSIKEKIRWGAGPRAAQYLILAAKVKAVLSGKLSPDKEDVKSSALQVLRHRILPGFKAEAEGITSDIIINEILEYVK